A genomic region of Magnolia sinica isolate HGM2019 chromosome 6, MsV1, whole genome shotgun sequence contains the following coding sequences:
- the LOC131249262 gene encoding disease resistance protein RFL1-like produces MELIPEIARTAWTHYINSRSLEDNLDLLRTEMQELGSQQTDVIFSLNRAKVVDGKKPKAEVSLWLENVEKITSQMTKIEEDCKEVGRDFLPSRVALGNLVIKKIEEVVKLKEKGRFSEGLLADLLPEMEFMPTTKLVGRATAKRNFEQIWYSLRNHEARIIGVNGMGGVGKTTIMTHIYNKIKSTGIFGISIWVTVSNDFTIERLQSSIAQAIGLDLSNEHDEMRRSMKLSKALKLREKLVVIFDDVWKSFPLEKVGITEDDACKIVLTTRSKNVCRSMNCQKIFEVEVLSTEEAWELFKEILGINAVLSSEVEQIAKLVTKECAGLPLGIITVASAMREKNDIREWRNALEELKYSTMEIEGMDEKVFPILKFSYDRLKNEKIRSCFLHCALFPEDYQIGDEYLVRCWMAEGLIDDMGDWEKKVDKGHTILNGLIDVCLLVRWDFNRVVMHDLIRDLAIGITRKSPRFVVKAGIQIRGSIGIEEFPEDADRISLMRNEIKMLSGEPNCPNLSTLFLQQNPLSGNISHEFFNRMNSLRVLDLSDSLIKYLPASVSNLENLHALLLQGCKMLREVPSLAKLKRLRILNLAETVIKEVPDGMECLVNLKELYVSSSNRGNVFSCNSLVLPDQLVMHGCVLSSLPCLPHLQRLQTCDIEYSSMEWLLPIRDDNTITSLPSIQKLCLYKLPNLRGLCEGVLLPPSFSCLTHLTVTECQVLENLMSLELFQHLQCLEHINIGECSEMEEVIKGGEEAMVEEEGYNNNNNNPIPLPKLEELYLMNLGKLKSICKQVIICPSLNRIIIVGCPRLKKIPLSLGNSTSFAHVEIKGSKELWDALEWDDPNTKTLLRPFFHEVREVEGRGMKRGAEEVASTSRQR; encoded by the coding sequence ATGGAACTCATCCCGGAGATTGCCAGGACTGCATGGACTCACTACATCAACTCTAGAAGCCTCGAAGATAATCTTGATCTTCTGAGAACCGAAATGCAGGAGTTGGGTAGCCAGCAGACCGATGTAATTTTTTCACTCAACAGAGCTAAGGTAGTGGATGGAAAGAAGCCAAAGGCAGAGGTGAGTTTATGGCTGGAAAATGTCGAAAAGATTACCAGCCAAATGACTAAGATAGAAGAGGATTGTAAAGAAGTAGGGAGAGATTTCTTACCCTCACGTGTAGCATTGGGAAATCTTGTTATAAAGAAGATTGAAGAGgtggtgaagcttaaggagaaagGTCGATTTTCAGAAGGGTTACTTGCTGATCTATTACCTGAAATGGAATTTATGCCGACGACGAAGCTGGTGGGTAGAGCGACAGCCAAAAGAAATTTTGAACAGATTTGGTATTCATTGAGGAATCATGAGGCCAGAATTATTGGTGTCAATGGCATGGGGGGCGTGGGCAAGACGACCATCATGACCCACATCTACAACAAAATAAAGAGCACCGGAATATTTGGCATTTCTATTTGGGTGACGGTTTCTAATGATTTTACTATTGAGAGATTGCAAAGTAGTATTGCACAAGCAATAGGATTGGATCTTTCCAATGAACACGATGAAATGAGAAGGTCCATGAAATTGTCTAAGGCTTTGAAGCTTAGGGAGAAGCTCGTTGTCATCTTTGATGATGTGTGGAAGTCATTTCCGTTGGAAAAGGTAGGGATTACCGAGGACGATGCATGCAAAATAGTATTGACTACTCGATCAAAAAATGTGTGCCGAAGCATGAACTGCCAAAAAATATTTGAAGTGGAGGTTCTCTCGACAGAAGAAGCATGGGAATTGTTCAAGGAAATACTTGGGATTAATGCGGTGCTTTCTTCTGAGGTAGAACAGATTGCAAAGCTTGTCACTAAAGAATGTGCCGGTTTGCCACTCGGAATCATTACAGTAGCAAGTGCAATGAGAGAAAAGAATGACATTAGAGAATGGAGAAATGCATTAGAGGAGTTAAAATACTCAACGATGGAGAtcgaaggcatggatgaaaaagtttttccaattttgaaatttagttaTGATCGATTAAAAAATGAGAAGATTCGATCTTGTTTCTTGCATTGTGCTTTGTTTCCAGAGGACTACCAAATTGGTGATGAATACTTGGTAAGGTGTTGGATGGCAGAAGGATTGATAGATGATATGGGAGACTGGGAAAAGAAAGTCGACAAAGGCCATACGATATTGAATGGACTTATTGATGTATGTTTGTTGGTAAGGTGGGATTTTAATCGAGTGGTAATGCATGATTTAATCAGAGATTTGGCCATTGGCATTACAAGGAAGAGCCCTCGGTTTGTGGTCAAGGCTGGGATCCAAATAAGGGGATCAATTGGTATAGAAGAATTCCCTGAAGATGCTGACAGAATATCATTGATGAGAAATGAAATCAAAATGCTTTCAGGCGAACCAAACTGCCCAAATCTCTCCACATTGTTTTTGCAACAGAATCCTCTCTCAGGCAACATTTCTCATGAGTTCTTCAATCGCATGAACAGCCTCAGAGTTCTCGACCTCTCTGACAGTCTGATTAAGTATTTGCCAGCGTCAGTTTCAAACTTGGAGAACCTGCATGCACTCTTACTACAGGGTTGTAAGATGTTAAGGGAGGTACCGTCCTTAGCAAAGCTCAAGCGtctaagaattttgaacctcGCTGAAACTGTCATCAAAGAAGTGCCAGATGGTATGGAATGTTTGGTTAACCTTAAGGAGCTTTATGTTTCGTCTTCTAACAGGGGAAATGTTTTTAGTTGTAATTCATTAGTGCTTCCTGACCAGTTAGTGATGCATGGATGCGTTCTGTCAAGCTTACCCTGCCTCCCTCACTTGCAACGCTTACAGACATGTGATATCGAATACAGTAGCATGGAGTGGTTGTTGCCAATAAGAGACGACAACACCATAACGTCTTTACCCTCAATACAGAAACTGTGTCTATATAAGCTTCCGAATTTGAGGGGTCTGTGTGAGGGAGTCTTGCTACCTCCCTCATTCTCATGCCTCACACACCTGACTGTCACCGAATGCCAAGTATTGGAGAATCTCATGTCACTTGAATTGTTTCAGCACCTCCAATGCCTCGAACACATTAATATTGGAGAATGCAGTGAGATGGAGGAGGTgataaaaggaggagaagaagctatggttgaagaagaaggttataacaataacaataacaatccCATACCACTCCCAAAGTTGGAGGAGTTGTATTTGATGAATTTAGGGAAATTAAAAAGCATTTGTAAGCAGGTAATCATTTGCCCTTCCCTGAATAGGATTATTATAGTAGGTTGTCCTCGGCTGAAGAAGATCCCTCTTTCCTTGGGCAACTCAACATCTTTTGCGCATGTAGAGATCAAAGGAAGCAAAGAATTGTGGGATGCATTGGAGTGGGATGATCCCAACACCAAAACACTCCTCCGACCTTTTTTTCATGAAGTTCGTGAAGTGGAAGGACGTGGAATGAAAAGAGGAGCAGAAGAGGTTGCTTCGACGTCACGGCAGCGGTAA